A single window of Entomoplasma ellychniae DNA harbors:
- a CDS encoding MurR/RpiR family transcriptional regulator — translation MHSVLDQIASMCSETKKTTSWKISSELIKFYKNKQELPNLVTLANSCFVSPSMITKFSKNLGFNGYKELSVKMQIEIIDRSHKNISTIFDNSNSLFKENEINAINTIRDFQLIKEKFNSLINLIKNANKIYIFSTNYFSDVAKLMNIMLLSKGINVVYMNKLNSMISIFDNISKKDLCLFFIGGSGSDEIKFYFQQLYNKFQVENIFLFCTHSKIFKFNYPNNSIIIDTDFLSHNFFERTFSLSYIIMQIDLHLN, via the coding sequence ATGCATTCAGTATTAGATCAAATAGCTTCTATGTGTAGTGAAACTAAAAAAACAACTTCTTGAAAGATTTCAAGTGAACTAATAAAGTTTTATAAGAACAAACAAGAATTACCTAATTTAGTAACTTTAGCTAATTCTTGTTTTGTATCTCCATCAATGATTACCAAGTTTTCTAAAAACTTAGGATTTAATGGATATAAAGAATTAAGCGTAAAAATGCAAATTGAAATAATTGATCGAAGTCATAAAAATATTAGCACTATTTTTGATAACTCAAATAGTTTATTTAAAGAAAATGAAATTAATGCTATTAATACTATTAGAGATTTTCAACTTATAAAAGAGAAGTTTAACTCTTTAATTAATCTAATAAAAAACGCTAATAAAATTTATATTTTTTCAACAAACTATTTTTCAGATGTTGCTAAATTAATGAATATCATGCTTTTATCTAAAGGGATAAATGTTGTTTACATGAATAAATTAAATAGCATGATATCAATTTTTGATAATATCTCTAAAAAAGACTTATGCTTATTTTTTATTGGTGGTAGTGGTTCAGATGAAATTAAATTTTATTTTCAACAATTATATAATAAATTTCAAGTTGAAAATATTTTTTTATTTTGTACACACTCTAAAATTTTTAAATTTAATTACCCCAATAATTCTATAATTATTGATACAGACTTTTTAAGTCATAATTTCTTTGAAAGAACATTTTCATTAAGCTATATTATTATGCAAATTGATTTACATTTAAATTAA
- the udk gene encoding uridine kinase yields the protein MSKKVTIILIAGGTASGKTTVAHRLANEILKDKSVTHISMDNYYKDFSELTFDERKKINFDHPNSVDVEMLTNDLTALLDYQPIKVPIYDFKTSARTEEFITYKPSDVVILDGIFTLAIKDIRKFGDIKIFIKTEDDLRFIRRLQRDMIERDRTIESVIHQYLTEVKPMHDTFIGSSIEYADLIVPYKEGNEVAIDLVATKISSLLS from the coding sequence ATGTCTAAGAAGGTAACAATAATACTAATCGCTGGTGGTACTGCTTCTGGTAAAACAACTGTAGCTCATAGATTAGCTAATGAAATACTAAAAGATAAATCAGTAACTCATATATCAATGGATAATTATTATAAAGATTTTAGTGAGTTAACTTTTGATGAAAGAAAAAAAATAAACTTTGATCACCCTAATAGTGTTGATGTTGAAATGTTAACAAATGATTTAACTGCATTATTAGATTATCAACCAATTAAAGTTCCAATCTATGATTTTAAAACTTCTGCAAGAACAGAAGAGTTTATCACTTATAAACCAAGTGATGTAGTTATTTTGGATGGTATATTTACTTTAGCTATTAAAGATATAAGAAAATTTGGTGATATTAAAATTTTTATTAAAACTGAAGATGATTTAAGATTTATCAGAAGATTACAAAGAGATATGATTGAAAGAGATAGAACTATTGAAAGTGTTATACATCAGTATTTAACTGAAGTTAAACCAATGCATGATACTTTTATTGGATCAAGCATTGAATATGCAGATTTAATTGTTCCTTATAAAGAAGGCAATGAAGTTGCAATTGATTTAGTGGCTACTAAAATCAGTAGTTTATTAAGTTAA
- a CDS encoding DUF262 domain-containing protein codes for MPKKLFKKFYNFLSDQENKELQMIESKIIIENEDIAVNISMEISKILESKMNRILESRQIYLDSFEKTSKTLFYEICRLYSEEKKESGISKNTAMPKVIYSTFNYLRNWRNDDGHPSEINVNRSFTDVIHLIKCFDLVLSFLIDFFDNEDFQKEPFNEDVLLKILNQRKHFIEEITDLNKEADTSSIKLGKIDISSFVLNPEINFFIPSYQRKYRWDEETCKELVTGIINKSKNIDDEYFGTIAITIEGNTKNSPIRIVRLIDGQQRVTTSLIIFRVIFDLWKEKQLNSYESEILEIPEDLKLTFLSEGHENKYKNVTGNELENKSIEFILNDNSTYSERINKINNFETIGKSQAAKNYFVIHDELSSLNQEELHLFYERYAYRFLISCVDFNKTPAEEMEIFETLNSKGTELESFDMIKNFLFNLINKNIFLEKEIEITEIFNEHMSFDDLKVDKATIRKVQETFLFSYCEYKLLNFKPIENNLSKNKKSILKHFKKIYEDKNNIDVNEFRKIVSEIGKYVALAKSFESKSYENNSNDVLFPLRYNIANIAHKDVLLLIIFYIVDVFAKNKWDSYSKTINYKDKAKLMKNTLFEFEKWIISLVQVWGPGQSLQKTILKLLRFMNFFDTSNLAIQEQIPNMVKKWLAMDEEDSFTFQNKEQKKLLLENINHKTPTMEQFKNSLITKKVQDKNIAMVLLKRLESSLINDWEIKREKNSLEHIMPKSIKGTKWIEYLKDQNSDITEKEINDKHDEYMDKIGNYLILDKNKENSKISNGEFDVKRKDFINWNNPLCTLIFGDTANKNLLTTERFGFVEIEERTKTISNLIVENIYYKK; via the coding sequence ATGCCAAAGAAATTATTTAAAAAATTTTATAATTTTTTATCAGATCAAGAGAATAAAGAATTGCAGATGATAGAGTCGAAAATAATAATAGAAAACGAAGATATAGCAGTTAATATATCTATGGAAATATCAAAAATTTTAGAATCAAAAATGAATAGAATTTTAGAAAGTAGACAAATTTACTTAGACTCATTTGAAAAAACATCAAAAACATTATTTTATGAAATATGTCGTTTGTATTCGGAAGAAAAAAAAGAATCTGGAATTTCAAAAAATACTGCAATGCCCAAAGTTATTTATTCGACTTTTAATTATTTAAGAAATTGAAGAAACGACGATGGTCATCCAAGCGAAATAAATGTAAATAGAAGTTTTACTGATGTTATTCATTTAATTAAATGTTTTGATTTAGTTTTATCATTTTTGATCGATTTTTTTGATAATGAAGATTTCCAAAAAGAGCCTTTTAATGAAGATGTTTTATTAAAAATTTTAAATCAAAGAAAACATTTTATAGAAGAAATAACGGATTTAAATAAAGAAGCTGATACCTCCTCTATTAAATTAGGTAAAATTGATATTAGTTCCTTTGTTTTGAATCCTGAGATAAATTTCTTTATTCCTTCTTATCAAAGAAAGTATAGATGAGATGAAGAAACTTGTAAAGAATTGGTTACTGGAATAATTAATAAAAGTAAAAATATCGATGACGAATATTTTGGGACAATAGCAATCACAATAGAAGGAAATACAAAGAATAGTCCAATAAGAATAGTGCGTTTAATTGATGGTCAACAAAGAGTTACTACTTCTCTTATTATTTTTAGAGTAATTTTTGATTTATGGAAAGAAAAACAACTAAATTCTTATGAATCAGAAATTTTAGAAATTCCTGAAGATTTAAAATTGACTTTTTTGAGTGAAGGACATGAAAATAAGTACAAAAATGTTACAGGTAATGAATTAGAAAATAAATCTATTGAATTTATTTTAAATGACAACTCTACTTACAGTGAAAGAATCAATAAAATAAATAATTTTGAAACAATAGGTAAATCTCAAGCAGCTAAAAACTATTTTGTAATTCATGATGAATTATCTTCATTGAATCAAGAAGAATTACATCTTTTTTATGAAAGATATGCGTATAGATTTTTGATTTCTTGTGTTGATTTTAACAAAACTCCAGCAGAAGAAATGGAAATTTTCGAAACTCTAAACTCAAAAGGAACAGAATTAGAATCTTTTGATATGATAAAAAACTTTTTGTTTAATTTAATCAATAAAAATATTTTTTTAGAAAAAGAAATTGAAATAACAGAAATTTTTAATGAACATATGAGTTTTGATGATCTTAAAGTAGATAAAGCCACAATTAGAAAAGTTCAAGAAACATTTTTATTCAGTTATTGTGAATATAAATTGCTAAATTTTAAACCAATAGAAAATAATTTAAGTAAAAATAAAAAATCAATATTAAAACATTTTAAAAAAATTTATGAAGATAAAAATAACATAGATGTTAATGAATTTAGAAAAATAGTTTCAGAAATAGGGAAATATGTTGCTTTAGCTAAGTCTTTTGAATCAAAAAGTTATGAGAATAACTCAAACGACGTATTATTTCCCCTTAGATATAATATTGCTAATATAGCTCACAAAGATGTTTTATTACTCATAATTTTCTATATTGTAGACGTATTCGCTAAGAATAAATGGGATTCTTATAGCAAAACTATAAACTATAAAGATAAAGCTAAACTAATGAAGAATACATTATTTGAATTTGAAAAATGAATAATTTCATTAGTCCAAGTTTGAGGTCCTGGGCAATCATTACAAAAAACTATTTTAAAATTATTGAGATTTATGAACTTTTTTGATACTTCAAATTTAGCTATTCAAGAACAAATACCTAATATGGTAAAAAAATGATTAGCGATGGATGAGGAAGATTCGTTTACATTCCAAAATAAAGAACAAAAAAAACTACTATTGGAGAACATCAATCATAAGACTCCTACAATGGAACAATTTAAAAATTCTTTAATTACTAAAAAAGTGCAAGACAAAAATATTGCAATGGTTTTATTAAAAAGACTTGAAAGTAGTTTAATTAATGACTGAGAGATAAAAAGAGAAAAAAATTCTTTAGAACATATAATGCCTAAATCTATTAAAGGAACTAAATGAATCGAATATTTAAAAGACCAAAATAGTGATATAACTGAAAAAGAAATAAATGATAAACATGATGAATATATGGATAAAATAGGAAACTATTTAATTTTAGATAAAAATAAAGAAAATTCAAAAATTTCAAATGGTGAATTTGATGTCAAAAGAAAAGACTTTATTAATTGGAACAATCCTCTATGTACTTTAATTTTTGGTGATACTGCCAATAAGAATTTATTAACTACTGAAAGGTTTGGTTTTGTCGAAATAGAAGAACGAACTAAAACAATTTCTAATCTAATTGTTGAAAATATATATTACAAAAAATAG
- the dcm gene encoding DNA (cytosine-5-)-methyltransferase yields MQKIKVFETFSGIGAQHKALEILKKNEILEYEIVATSEWDIWANISYNALHHNNLNIAANLDEEIINSFLAKFTLSNDSKTPMKLEQVLKLPRLVRENLYSSIINSNNLGSITEIKGQNLINSVKEFDLLTYSFPCQDLSTAGSFHGNNQGMKKNGGTRSGLLWEIERILKELNEINKLPKYLLLENVNNMISERHKDDYKEWLNFLHSIGYNTQTYVLGANEYGIPQNRKRVFALSVRKDVDNEFIDTFNISLGKVIKEFDKPSDISEKVKIKKDILEILKENYSIPKYKIEAIKATPNKTPSRGRIFENNRMLSSKINTGIKRHLKNTFKFEDIIYSYFSSTITTKQDRDPNGGVINLKKTILENRVDEKKNVKKANFRLLTPRECFLLMGFEEDDFEKITDVAEKINRSHNKKNNYLGESVLYRQSGNSIVVNVLVSIFNKIAKIEEKIKNENR; encoded by the coding sequence ATGCAAAAAATTAAAGTCTTTGAAACATTTTCGGGAATTGGAGCTCAACACAAAGCACTGGAAATTCTGAAAAAAAATGAAATTTTAGAATATGAAATTGTAGCAACAAGTGAATGAGATATATGGGCTAATATTTCTTATAATGCTTTACACCATAATAACTTGAATATAGCTGCTAATCTAGACGAAGAAATAATTAATTCTTTTTTAGCGAAGTTTACACTTTCAAATGATTCTAAAACTCCTATGAAATTAGAACAAGTTTTAAAATTACCTCGTTTAGTTAGAGAGAATTTGTATAGTTCAATTATAAACTCTAATAATCTAGGCAGTATCACAGAAATAAAAGGGCAAAACCTTATTAATTCTGTAAAAGAATTTGATCTCTTAACATATTCTTTTCCTTGCCAAGATTTATCCACTGCTGGAAGTTTTCATGGTAATAACCAAGGGATGAAAAAAAATGGTGGTACAAGGTCGGGTTTGCTTTGAGAAATAGAAAGAATTCTAAAAGAATTGAATGAGATAAACAAATTACCAAAATACCTATTACTAGAAAATGTTAATAACATGATTTCAGAAAGACATAAAGATGATTATAAAGAATGACTAAATTTTCTCCATTCAATTGGTTATAATACTCAAACATATGTTCTGGGGGCTAACGAATATGGCATTCCTCAAAATAGAAAAAGAGTATTTGCTTTAAGTGTTAGAAAAGACGTGGATAACGAATTCATAGATACTTTTAATATAAGTCTTGGAAAAGTGATTAAAGAGTTTGACAAACCATCAGACATAAGCGAGAAAGTAAAAATTAAAAAAGATATTTTAGAAATATTAAAAGAAAATTATTCAATTCCTAAATATAAAATTGAAGCTATAAAAGCAACACCAAATAAAACTCCGAGCAGAGGAAGAATCTTTGAGAACAACAGAATGTTATCTTCAAAAATTAATACAGGTATTAAAAGGCACTTGAAAAATACATTTAAATTTGAAGATATAATTTATTCTTATTTTTCTTCAACAATAACTACTAAACAAGATAGAGATCCTAATGGTGGTGTTATAAATTTGAAGAAAACCATTTTAGAAAACAGGGTGGATGAAAAGAAAAATGTTAAAAAAGCTAATTTTAGACTTTTAACGCCAAGGGAATGCTTTTTACTAATGGGTTTTGAAGAAGATGATTTTGAAAAAATCACTGATGTAGCAGAAAAAATAAACCGATCTCATAATAAGAAAAATAATTATTTAGGTGAAAGTGTGCTATACAGGCAAAGTGGTAATAGTATAGTGGTCAACGTCTTGGTATCTATTTTTAACAAAATAGCCAAAATTGAGGAGAAAATTAAAAATGAAAATAGATAA
- a CDS encoding DEAD/DEAH box helicase family protein translates to MKKKLLQDILLKENEIVQNENIQKLKNQSDRWILNQIQNDLGKEIEKFSSIEEKIQYINTILGNKNIFSNYKNQNLANCSINDELSINNLIVSFAKYIEDEFIYSSDVFMISPFISSFMVNKLRNWLSNNEELKVKIITTTFDGSSKFLSLETLVELKKDFRERIDIKIENSFKNNGSRIHMKAYCFLREGGFGNLYIGSNNFTRTGIMLGNEYSIKVSEFREKEIFSNFLSEFNKLWSNNLIDIENTEIINKLISAQIFIDEINRVKEKEQDSVLNNLDMKNNSIQLFPYQQEAINTIIRRENAGINKHLVVMATGTGKTLVVAKYFEHIYHQSNRPLKILFIAHQKEILDQGMETFEKVMPGFKKEVGEFYDQRATIADLKNTQYVFTTFQTCLLNLEELENYAYDLVIFDEVHHIEAASYKKVYDVFSKNCKTLIGLTATPERTEGIDIKKYFNHEYAYKMGLYEALLKDFLAPFDYYFIKDDTVDLTGIDLVKNEKVGKILSSTNRNEFVLENIKKMIGLNNRDTSTVLFCSSIDHAIKLKEYLCNNYLRCEVLTSENSKSEREKILSDFKNKKINYLCVRDIFNEGVDVPNIDRIMFLRPTNSLLIYLQQLGRGLRKTPDKKLQIYDFVNNVDLYVNKKYDPFLLFRAFSKDNNIRVSDLIKNELKVETLLPNGSNIYMEYLTRKDLINKIKKYESNKSFDNIISEFSKIDSFDNYEEMFLENETREDFSPFKIYSKGKSFIKGNEVFSLVLSRMAINNISNILDRWLEITEQENIDVEKIEDRLFIYNFCNNSKRDKELANEKNLKVIWKKVRKDNNFIKELQYLIKFKLKNEDLITIENIFSKPLNIFSLKNMYFTYDQINTVLLTESKEYFKRNTNVKGIYEVAKGDWVICASSLTKQTSFKHSNYFFENTGELSWESPDEWKFSNPEKINLSKNRYFVFYQSEETVNLFNDKIRKFIGTVQSIEKRESMQNNKTNKENKVLYKLKVS, encoded by the coding sequence ATGAAGAAAAAATTATTACAGGATATTTTGTTAAAAGAAAATGAAATAGTGCAAAATGAAAATATTCAAAAATTAAAAAATCAAAGTGACAGATGAATTTTAAATCAGATACAAAATGATTTGGGAAAAGAAATTGAAAAATTTAGTTCAATTGAAGAAAAAATACAATATATTAATACTATTTTAGGAAACAAAAATATTTTTTCAAACTATAAAAATCAGAATCTTGCAAATTGTTCAATAAATGATGAATTGAGTATTAATAATTTGATAGTTTCTTTTGCTAAATATATTGAAGATGAATTCATATATTCTAGTGATGTTTTTATGATATCACCATTTATTAGCTCATTCATGGTTAATAAATTGAGAAATTGGCTTTCAAACAATGAAGAATTAAAAGTGAAAATAATTACAACAACTTTTGATGGTAGCTCAAAATTTTTGTCATTAGAAACACTCGTTGAATTAAAAAAAGATTTTAGAGAAAGAATTGATATAAAAATTGAAAATTCTTTCAAAAATAATGGTTCAAGAATCCACATGAAAGCGTATTGTTTTTTACGTGAGGGCGGTTTTGGAAATTTATACATTGGTTCAAACAACTTTACAAGAACTGGAATTATGCTTGGAAATGAATATTCTATTAAAGTAAGTGAATTTAGAGAAAAAGAAATATTTAGTAATTTTTTAAGTGAATTTAATAAATTATGATCTAACAATTTAATAGATATTGAGAATACTGAAATCATAAATAAGCTGATTTCGGCACAAATTTTTATTGATGAAATAAATAGAGTTAAAGAAAAAGAACAAGATTCTGTTTTAAACAATTTAGACATGAAAAACAATTCAATTCAACTTTTTCCTTATCAGCAGGAAGCAATAAACACAATAATAAGAAGAGAAAATGCAGGAATAAATAAGCATTTGGTTGTTATGGCTACGGGAACTGGAAAAACATTAGTTGTAGCAAAGTATTTTGAACATATATACCATCAAAGCAATAGACCTTTAAAAATATTGTTTATAGCTCACCAAAAAGAAATTTTAGACCAAGGTATGGAAACTTTTGAAAAAGTTATGCCAGGTTTTAAAAAAGAGGTTGGAGAGTTTTATGATCAGAGAGCTACAATTGCTGATTTAAAAAATACGCAATATGTCTTTACTACATTTCAAACCTGTTTACTTAATTTAGAAGAGTTAGAAAATTATGCATATGATTTAGTTATATTTGATGAAGTTCACCATATAGAAGCAGCAAGTTATAAAAAAGTTTATGATGTATTTTCCAAAAATTGTAAAACACTAATCGGTTTAACTGCAACACCAGAAAGAACTGAAGGAATAGACATTAAAAAATATTTTAATCATGAATACGCATATAAAATGGGTTTGTATGAAGCTCTTTTAAAAGATTTTTTAGCTCCTTTTGATTATTATTTTATTAAAGATGATACTGTTGACTTAACGGGTATTGACTTAGTTAAAAATGAAAAAGTGGGCAAAATTTTAAGTTCTACTAATAGAAATGAATTTGTTTTAGAAAATATAAAAAAAATGATCGGATTAAATAACCGAGATACATCAACTGTTTTATTTTGTTCATCTATTGATCATGCCATTAAACTAAAAGAATATCTTTGCAATAATTACTTAAGATGTGAAGTTCTAACTAGTGAAAATTCAAAATCTGAAAGAGAAAAAATATTAAGTGACTTTAAAAATAAGAAGATAAATTATTTGTGTGTAAGAGATATTTTTAATGAAGGTGTTGATGTACCTAACATAGATAGAATAATGTTTTTAAGACCTACAAATTCTTTGCTGATTTATTTACAACAATTAGGAAGAGGTTTAAGAAAGACTCCTGATAAAAAATTACAAATATATGACTTTGTTAATAATGTTGATTTATATGTCAATAAGAAATACGACCCATTCCTACTCTTTAGAGCATTTAGTAAAGATAACAATATAAGAGTAAGCGATTTAATAAAAAATGAGCTAAAAGTAGAAACTTTATTGCCTAATGGCTCAAATATTTACATGGAATATTTGACAAGAAAAGATTTAATTAACAAAATAAAAAAATATGAATCAAATAAAAGTTTTGATAATATTATTTCTGAATTTTCAAAAATAGATTCTTTTGATAATTATGAAGAGATGTTTTTAGAAAATGAAACCAGAGAAGATTTTTCACCGTTTAAGATATATTCAAAAGGAAAAAGTTTTATAAAAGGAAACGAAGTATTTTCATTAGTTTTATCTAGAATGGCTATAAATAATATTTCAAATATTTTAGATCGTTGACTTGAAATAACTGAACAAGAAAATATTGACGTTGAGAAAATAGAAGATAGACTATTTATTTATAATTTTTGTAACAATTCTAAAAGGGATAAAGAATTAGCAAATGAAAAAAATTTAAAAGTTATTTGAAAAAAAGTTAGAAAAGATAATAATTTTATTAAGGAATTACAATACCTAATTAAATTTAAATTAAAAAATGAGGATTTGATAACTATAGAAAATATTTTTTCTAAACCATTAAATATTTTTTCATTAAAAAATATGTATTTTACTTATGACCAAATTAACACTGTTTTATTAACTGAGTCCAAAGAATATTTCAAGAGAAACACTAATGTAAAAGGAATTTATGAAGTGGCGAAAGGTGATTGAGTAATTTGTGCTTCTTCGCTAACTAAACAAACTAGTTTTAAACACTCAAACTATTTTTTTGAAAATACTGGAGAACTTTCTTGAGAATCGCCTGATGAATGAAAATTTTCAAACCCTGAAAAAATAAATTTATCGAAAAATAGATACTTTGTTTTCTATCAATCTGAAGAAACAGTAAACTTGTTCAATGATAAAATAAGAAAATTTATCGGAACAGTTCAAAGCATTGAAAAAAGAGAGTCTATGCAAAATAATAAAACTAATAAAGAAAATAAAGTTTTATACAAACTTAAAGTTTCTTAA